A genomic segment from Cuculus canorus isolate bCucCan1 chromosome 20, bCucCan1.pri, whole genome shotgun sequence encodes:
- the ABR gene encoding active breakpoint cluster region-related protein isoform X2 gives MEPLSHRGLPRLSWIDTLYSNFNYGADEYDAEGNEEPKALPEGSETMPYIDESPTMSPQLSARGQESGDGVSPTPTDGLSTGGERDAGKGLEMRKLVLSGFLASEEIYINQLEALLLPMKPLKATATTSQPVLTLQQIETIFYKIQDIYEIHKEFYDSLCPKVQQWDSNVTMGHLFQKLASQLGVYKAFVDNYKVALETAEKCSQSNYQFQKISEELKVKGPKDSKESHTSVTMEALLYKPIDRVTRSTLVLHDLLKHTPSDHPDYPLLQDALRISQNFLSSINEDIDPRRTAVTTPKGETRQLVKDGFLVELSEGSRKLRHVFLFTDVLLCAKLKKTAVGKHQQYDCKWYVPLADLVFPSPEESEHCPQVHVIPDHELEDMKMKISAIKSEVQKEKANKGQSRAIERLKKKMFENEFWLLLNSPAIPFRIHNRNGKSYLFLLSSDYERSEWREAIQKLQKKDLQAFVLSSVELQVLTGSCFKLRTVHNIPVTSNKDDDESPGLYGFLHVIVHSAKGFKQSANLYCTLEVDSFGYFVSKAKTRVFRDTTEPQWNEEFEIELEGSQSLRILCYEKCYDKTKLNKDNNEIVDKIMGKGQIQLDPQAVQTKNWHMDVIEMNGIKVEFSMKFTSRDMSLKRTPSKKQTGVFGVKISVVTKRERSKVPYIVRQCIEEVEKRGIEEVGIYRISGVATDIQALKAVFDANNKDILVMLSDMDINAIAGTLKLYFRELPEPLLTDRLYPAFMEGIALSDPAAKENCMMHLLRSLPDPNLITFLFLLEHLKRVAEKEPINKMSLHNLATVFGPTLLRPSEGESKGHLTLASDIWSHDVMAQVQVLLYYLQHPPISFTELKRNTLYFSTDV, from the exons ATGGAACCGCTGAGCCACCGCGGCCTGCCACGGCTCTCCTGGATCGACACCCTCTACAGCA ACTTCAACTATGGTGCGGATGAGTATGATGCTGAGGGCAACGAGGAGCCCAAGGCGCTGCCGGAGGGCTCGGAAACCATGCCTTACATCGACGAGTCACCCACCATGTCCCCCCAGCTCAGCGCCCGTGGCCAGGAGAGCGGGGACGGTGTCTCCCCGACACCCACCGATGGCCTCAGCACAGGG GGTGAGCGAGATGCTGGCAAAGGCCTGGAGATGCGGAAGCTGGTGCTTTCCGGTTTCCTGGCCAGTGAGGAGATCTACATCAACCAGCTGGAGGCCCTCTTGTTG CCTATGAAGCCATTGAAGGCCACGGCCACTACGTCGCAGCCTGTCctcaccctccagcagatcgagACAATTTTCTACAAGATCCAGGACATCTATGAGATCCACAAGGAGTTCTATGACAGCCTGTGCCCAAAGGTGCAGCAGTGGGACAGCAACGTTACTATGGGCCACCTCTTCCAGAAGCTG GCCAGCCAGCTGGGGGTCTACAAGGCCTTTGTGGATAACTACAAAGTTGCGCTGGAGACAGCAGAGAAGTGCAGCCAGAGCAACTACCAGTTCCAGAAGATCTCGGAG GAGCTGAAGGTGAAGGGCCCCAAGGACTCGAAGGAGAGCCACACGTCGGTCACCATGGAGG cactgctgtaCAAACCCATTGACCGGGTGACGCGGAGTACCCTCGTCCTGCAC GACCTACTCAAGCACACCCCGTCCGACCACCCCGACTACCCGCTGCTCCAGGATGCCCTCCGTATCTCACAGAACTTCCTCTCCAGCATCAATGAGGACATCGATCCCCGGAGGACAGCGGTCACCACCCCCAAGGGAGAG ACCCGGCAGCTTGTCAAGGATGGCTTCTTGGTGGAGCTGTCAGAAGGCTCACGGAAGCTGCGACACGTCTTTCTCTTCACTGatgtgctgctctgtgccaaGCTGAAGAAGACGGCGGTGGG GAAGCACCAGCAGTATGACTGCAAGTGGTACGTGCCCCTGGCCGACCTGGTGTTCCCCTCGCCGGAGGAGTCGGAGCACTGTCCGCAGGTCCACGTCATTCCTGACCATGAGCTGGAGGACATGAAGATGAAGATCTCGGCCATCAAGAGCGAGGTGCAAAAGGAG AAAGCCAACAAGGGGCAGAGCCGGGCCATCGAACGCCTTAAGAAGAAGATGTTTGAGAATGAATTCTGGCTGCTCCTCAACTCACCTGCCATCCCCTTCCGCATCCACAATCGCAATGGGAAG AGCTACCTCTTCCTGCTGTCGTCTGACTACGAGAGGTCTGAGTGGAGGGAGGCCattcagaaactgcagaaaaagg ACCTCCAGGCCTTTGTCCTGAGCTCAGTGGAGTTGCAGGTGCTGACGGGATCCTGCTTCAAGCTGCGCACCGTCCACAACATCCCGGTGACCAGCAACAAGGACG ACGATGAATCCCCTGGGCTCTACGGGTTCCTGCATGTCATTGTCCACTCCGCCAAGGGCTTCAAGCAGTCTGCCA ACCTCTACTGCACGCTGGAGGTGGACTCCTTTGGCTACTTTGTCAGCAAAGCCAAGACCAGGGTTTTCCGGGACACCACCGAACCACAGTGGAACGAG GAGTTTGAGATCGAGCTGGAGGGCTCCCAGTCCCTGCGCATCCTCTGCTACGAGAAGTGCTACGACAAGACCAAGCTCAACAAGGACAACAATGAAATCGTGGACAAGATCATGGGCAAGGGGCAGATCCAG ctggacCCACAGGCTGTGCAGACGAAGAACTGGCATATGGACGTGATCGAGATGAACGGG ATCAAGGTGGAGTTCTCCATGAAGTTCACAAGCAGAGACATGAGCCTGAAGAGGACCCCGTCCAAAAAGCAGACTGGTGTCTTCGGGGTCAAAATCAGCGTTGTGACAAA GCGCGAGCGCTCCAAGGTGCCTTACATCGTGCGCCAGTGCATcgaggaggtggagaagagggGCATCGAAGAGGTCGGCATTTACAGGATCTCTGGGGTTGCCACTGACATCCAGGCGTTGAAGGCTGTCTTTGATGCAA ATAACAAGGACATCCTCGTCATGCTGAGTGACATGGACATCAATGCCATCGCCGGCACACTGAAGCTGTACTTCCGCGAGCTGCCCGAGCCCCTCCTCACTGACAGACTCTACCCCGCCTTCATGGAGGGGATTG CCCTCTCAGATCCTGCTGCCAAGGAGAACTGCATGATGCACCTTCTCCGCTCGCTGCCTGACCCCAACCTCATCactttcctcttcctgctggaGCACTTGAAAAG GGTAGCTGAAAAGGAGCCCATCAACAAAATGTCTCTCCACAACCTGGCCACGGTCTTTGGGCCGACACTGCTGAGACCTTCAGAGGGGGAGAGCAAGGGACACCTCACCCTGGCCTCTGACATCTGGTCCCATGATGTGATGGCCCAG gtccaggtccttctctacTACCTGCAGCATCCTCCCATCTCCTTCACTGAGCTGAAACGCAACACACTTTACTTCTCCACGGACGTGTAG
- the ABR gene encoding active breakpoint cluster region-related protein isoform X3, which translates to MEEEEEAIGYLDKVLEDEDDSEPGTPTSPGSPFSAGEKGERDAGKGLEMRKLVLSGFLASEEIYINQLEALLLPMKPLKATATTSQPVLTLQQIETIFYKIQDIYEIHKEFYDSLCPKVQQWDSNVTMGHLFQKLASQLGVYKAFVDNYKVALETAEKCSQSNYQFQKISEELKVKGPKDSKESHTSVTMEALLYKPIDRVTRSTLVLHDLLKHTPSDHPDYPLLQDALRISQNFLSSINEDIDPRRTAVTTPKGETRQLVKDGFLVELSEGSRKLRHVFLFTDVLLCAKLKKTAVGKHQQYDCKWYVPLADLVFPSPEESEHCPQVHVIPDHELEDMKMKISAIKSEVQKEKANKGQSRAIERLKKKMFENEFWLLLNSPAIPFRIHNRNGKSYLFLLSSDYERSEWREAIQKLQKKDLQAFVLSSVELQVLTGSCFKLRTVHNIPVTSNKDDDESPGLYGFLHVIVHSAKGFKQSANLYCTLEVDSFGYFVSKAKTRVFRDTTEPQWNEEFEIELEGSQSLRILCYEKCYDKTKLNKDNNEIVDKIMGKGQIQLDPQAVQTKNWHMDVIEMNGIKVEFSMKFTSRDMSLKRTPSKKQTGVFGVKISVVTKRERSKVPYIVRQCIEEVEKRGIEEVGIYRISGVATDIQALKAVFDANNKDILVMLSDMDINAIAGTLKLYFRELPEPLLTDRLYPAFMEGIALSDPAAKENCMMHLLRSLPDPNLITFLFLLEHLKRVAEKEPINKMSLHNLATVFGPTLLRPSEGESKGHLTLASDIWSHDVMAQVQVLLYYLQHPPISFTELKRNTLYFSTDV; encoded by the exons atggaggaggaagaggaggccaTAGGGTACCTGGATAAAGTGCTGGAGGATGAAGATGACTCTGAGCCTGGAACCCCCACCAGCCCTGGGTCTCCGTTCTCAGCTGGCGAGAAG GGTGAGCGAGATGCTGGCAAAGGCCTGGAGATGCGGAAGCTGGTGCTTTCCGGTTTCCTGGCCAGTGAGGAGATCTACATCAACCAGCTGGAGGCCCTCTTGTTG CCTATGAAGCCATTGAAGGCCACGGCCACTACGTCGCAGCCTGTCctcaccctccagcagatcgagACAATTTTCTACAAGATCCAGGACATCTATGAGATCCACAAGGAGTTCTATGACAGCCTGTGCCCAAAGGTGCAGCAGTGGGACAGCAACGTTACTATGGGCCACCTCTTCCAGAAGCTG GCCAGCCAGCTGGGGGTCTACAAGGCCTTTGTGGATAACTACAAAGTTGCGCTGGAGACAGCAGAGAAGTGCAGCCAGAGCAACTACCAGTTCCAGAAGATCTCGGAG GAGCTGAAGGTGAAGGGCCCCAAGGACTCGAAGGAGAGCCACACGTCGGTCACCATGGAGG cactgctgtaCAAACCCATTGACCGGGTGACGCGGAGTACCCTCGTCCTGCAC GACCTACTCAAGCACACCCCGTCCGACCACCCCGACTACCCGCTGCTCCAGGATGCCCTCCGTATCTCACAGAACTTCCTCTCCAGCATCAATGAGGACATCGATCCCCGGAGGACAGCGGTCACCACCCCCAAGGGAGAG ACCCGGCAGCTTGTCAAGGATGGCTTCTTGGTGGAGCTGTCAGAAGGCTCACGGAAGCTGCGACACGTCTTTCTCTTCACTGatgtgctgctctgtgccaaGCTGAAGAAGACGGCGGTGGG GAAGCACCAGCAGTATGACTGCAAGTGGTACGTGCCCCTGGCCGACCTGGTGTTCCCCTCGCCGGAGGAGTCGGAGCACTGTCCGCAGGTCCACGTCATTCCTGACCATGAGCTGGAGGACATGAAGATGAAGATCTCGGCCATCAAGAGCGAGGTGCAAAAGGAG AAAGCCAACAAGGGGCAGAGCCGGGCCATCGAACGCCTTAAGAAGAAGATGTTTGAGAATGAATTCTGGCTGCTCCTCAACTCACCTGCCATCCCCTTCCGCATCCACAATCGCAATGGGAAG AGCTACCTCTTCCTGCTGTCGTCTGACTACGAGAGGTCTGAGTGGAGGGAGGCCattcagaaactgcagaaaaagg ACCTCCAGGCCTTTGTCCTGAGCTCAGTGGAGTTGCAGGTGCTGACGGGATCCTGCTTCAAGCTGCGCACCGTCCACAACATCCCGGTGACCAGCAACAAGGACG ACGATGAATCCCCTGGGCTCTACGGGTTCCTGCATGTCATTGTCCACTCCGCCAAGGGCTTCAAGCAGTCTGCCA ACCTCTACTGCACGCTGGAGGTGGACTCCTTTGGCTACTTTGTCAGCAAAGCCAAGACCAGGGTTTTCCGGGACACCACCGAACCACAGTGGAACGAG GAGTTTGAGATCGAGCTGGAGGGCTCCCAGTCCCTGCGCATCCTCTGCTACGAGAAGTGCTACGACAAGACCAAGCTCAACAAGGACAACAATGAAATCGTGGACAAGATCATGGGCAAGGGGCAGATCCAG ctggacCCACAGGCTGTGCAGACGAAGAACTGGCATATGGACGTGATCGAGATGAACGGG ATCAAGGTGGAGTTCTCCATGAAGTTCACAAGCAGAGACATGAGCCTGAAGAGGACCCCGTCCAAAAAGCAGACTGGTGTCTTCGGGGTCAAAATCAGCGTTGTGACAAA GCGCGAGCGCTCCAAGGTGCCTTACATCGTGCGCCAGTGCATcgaggaggtggagaagagggGCATCGAAGAGGTCGGCATTTACAGGATCTCTGGGGTTGCCACTGACATCCAGGCGTTGAAGGCTGTCTTTGATGCAA ATAACAAGGACATCCTCGTCATGCTGAGTGACATGGACATCAATGCCATCGCCGGCACACTGAAGCTGTACTTCCGCGAGCTGCCCGAGCCCCTCCTCACTGACAGACTCTACCCCGCCTTCATGGAGGGGATTG CCCTCTCAGATCCTGCTGCCAAGGAGAACTGCATGATGCACCTTCTCCGCTCGCTGCCTGACCCCAACCTCATCactttcctcttcctgctggaGCACTTGAAAAG GGTAGCTGAAAAGGAGCCCATCAACAAAATGTCTCTCCACAACCTGGCCACGGTCTTTGGGCCGACACTGCTGAGACCTTCAGAGGGGGAGAGCAAGGGACACCTCACCCTGGCCTCTGACATCTGGTCCCATGATGTGATGGCCCAG gtccaggtccttctctacTACCTGCAGCATCCTCCCATCTCCTTCACTGAGCTGAAACGCAACACACTTTACTTCTCCACGGACGTGTAG
- the ABR gene encoding active breakpoint cluster region-related protein isoform X4 — MTEVLVQPDSSPGPVGERSEHGTEEPEGKRPPNTGARLWGRVRSKLLRQKLDPQAVQTKNWHMDVIEMNGIKVEFSMKFTSRDMSLKRTPSKKQTGVFGVKISVVTKRERSKVPYIVRQCIEEVEKRGIEEVGIYRISGVATDIQALKAVFDANNKDILVMLSDMDINAIAGTLKLYFRELPEPLLTDRLYPAFMEGIALSDPAAKENCMMHLLRSLPDPNLITFLFLLEHLKRVAEKEPINKMSLHNLATVFGPTLLRPSEGESKGHLTLASDIWSHDVMAQVQVLLYYLQHPPISFTELKRNTLYFSTDV, encoded by the exons ATGACGGAGGTGCTGGTGCAGCCGGATAGCAGCCCTGGCCCCGTGGGCGAGAGGTCGGAGCATGGCACGGAGGAGCCCGAGGGCAAGCGTCCCCCCAACACGGGTGCCCGCCTGTGGGGCAGGGTGCGCAGCAAGCTGCTCCGGCAGAAG ctggacCCACAGGCTGTGCAGACGAAGAACTGGCATATGGACGTGATCGAGATGAACGGG ATCAAGGTGGAGTTCTCCATGAAGTTCACAAGCAGAGACATGAGCCTGAAGAGGACCCCGTCCAAAAAGCAGACTGGTGTCTTCGGGGTCAAAATCAGCGTTGTGACAAA GCGCGAGCGCTCCAAGGTGCCTTACATCGTGCGCCAGTGCATcgaggaggtggagaagagggGCATCGAAGAGGTCGGCATTTACAGGATCTCTGGGGTTGCCACTGACATCCAGGCGTTGAAGGCTGTCTTTGATGCAA ATAACAAGGACATCCTCGTCATGCTGAGTGACATGGACATCAATGCCATCGCCGGCACACTGAAGCTGTACTTCCGCGAGCTGCCCGAGCCCCTCCTCACTGACAGACTCTACCCCGCCTTCATGGAGGGGATTG CCCTCTCAGATCCTGCTGCCAAGGAGAACTGCATGATGCACCTTCTCCGCTCGCTGCCTGACCCCAACCTCATCactttcctcttcctgctggaGCACTTGAAAAG GGTAGCTGAAAAGGAGCCCATCAACAAAATGTCTCTCCACAACCTGGCCACGGTCTTTGGGCCGACACTGCTGAGACCTTCAGAGGGGGAGAGCAAGGGACACCTCACCCTGGCCTCTGACATCTGGTCCCATGATGTGATGGCCCAG gtccaggtccttctctacTACCTGCAGCATCCTCCCATCTCCTTCACTGAGCTGAAACGCAACACACTTTACTTCTCCACGGACGTGTAG